CATGAACCGTGAGCGGCGCCTCCCTTCGGGCCGATATCGCGAGTACGATATCTATCCGCTCGTGCCGGGCAGAAATCGAGGGGCCGAGCGCATTGTGGTGGATCAGCGCAGCGGCAAGGCCTACTACACAAGCGACCATTACCGAACTTTTATTCCTATGAACTGAGGACCTGATGCCGGCACATCATCGATTGCAGTCTCTCACATCTCCCTGGGTCTATCTGCTGGTGCTGAAGCCGGATGAGACCGCGATGGCGCGGCTCACGCCGCCGGGCGATCTCGCGGTCAAGACGCTGGACGGCCGCGCCTGTCGCACAAAGGACGGGCTGCTCAAGGAACTCGCCGTCACCCTGGCCTTCCCCGATTACTTCGGCGAAAACTGGGACGCGCTGGAAGAATGCCTCTGCGACCTCTCGTGGGTAGCCGGAACCGGCCATCTGTTGTTGATCGAGCAGGCGGAGGCGCTGCTCGCGGGGGCGGACAAGGACTATCGGACCTTCATCAGCATCCTGCGCGCGGCCGGCGCCTACTGGGCTTCAGAGGAGGCGGGCCGCTCTCCTAAGCCGTTCCATACTGTCTGCGTAGTGACGGAGGAGAGAAAATCGGCCCGCCGACGCTGGGGCTTGCCTCTCTGGAAGGGCCGATGACAGGAGGCAGCTCACCTTGATAGAGTCAGATGCCCCAGCAAGTCCGACGAGGCCACAAGACTGAAAAGGAGACTGGGTGGACAATCACGTGAGGTGTTTCTCCGGCGTCCTCTTGAAGGCAGAGGAATGGAACCATGTGCTAAGAACCATGTGCTAAGGGGCCTCTCCGCCGGTTCAGTTACAAATAACGAATAGCCGGCGGTTCAAGCGTAGCTTGGTATAAACGAAGAAAGGCGAACTGGAGGAGTTTCTCCGCGGGCATCATGTTCTCAAAAGCGATAAAGAGCCCGCGGTTCAAGCGAAGCTTGGCATAGAGGGGTTGCGCCCGATGAGCCGCCGGGTCTAGCGAAGCTTGGTATGGAGGGTCCCATGGGACTGTTTGATCAACTGGCGCAGACCGCGACATCCATGCTCGGTCAAGGCGACGGGAAACCGGATCAACTCGTGCAGGTGATGACGCAACTGCTGGGGAAGGACAGCGGCATCGGCGGCTTGAACGGGCTGATCCAAGCCTTTCAGAAGAGCGGGCTCTCGGAGATCGTCAATTCCTGGGTGAGCACGGGCGCCAATCTTCCCATTAGCCCCGAGCAAGTCAAGCAGGGCTTGGGCGGTCAGCTCCTTCAACAGTTATCCGCCGGCACAGGGCTCTCCCCGGAGGCCTGCAGCAGTCAATTGTCGAGCTTGCTCCCGACCCTGGTGGACAGCCTGACGCCTGAAGGAAAAGTGCCTGAGTCCAATTTGCTGGAGCAGGGTTTGAGCCTGCTGCGCGGGAAGCTTGGATAATGGGAGAGTGGTTGACCGGAACCTGCGATACTCGTCATCCGTTGGGTTGGGTCATCCGACGCCGGCAGGGTCGGACCGTAGTTGCCCCTCGACCGGATACACGCGCTTCAGCCCGGCTCTGAGGCGGGCATGATAGACCTCCGAATGCGCCTGACAAATCCCATGGGACACCCGCTGATCCACGGTGGGATGGATCTCCCTTATGAACCCGGGCTTCCCTTCTCTCTGACACCAGGCGCACACGATCTTCATGAAAAGGCTCCAATATCCTGTCGCTTCAATCATCCCGTGAACGATCTCCTCATCGTACCGCCCACACTCTCGAATGGAGCAAATTTCAGACCGCCTGGCGTACATTGAGAACTCCAAGAGTTTTCAATGACTTGTCTGTCTGAACTCCGGCCAGACCACAGAACTGTATCTGATCCGATGGACGACTGTATCTTTTCGGTTGGACAACCCGTCTACGGCTGAGACCAGCGGTCTTCGCGTCCTGTCCTGGATTCGGTGTCCTGTCTGGTCAGCCCTTCACCGACTCCAACAGGGACCAGCGGACAAGCAAGCTCGGTCTCGTGGTCACAGTTCTTCAGGTAGGTCCTGACGTGCGTCCAACAGATGCCATGAGTGGTTCGTGGGTCGTCGAACGGACTGGTTTCCCCAATTAGTCCCATCCGCCCTTCCCGCTCACACCAGGCACAAACAAGCAACATGGTCGGTGCTCCCGGTTTGCCTTGCTTACGACTCTCAGCAAGTCCCGGGCCGGACGGATGCCACAGCTATTTTCGTGCGCTTTTCGCGGACTTTGGTTTCCAGGAGGAGTTGGGGAATGTGAATGGGCCTGATAAGCGGGTGAAGGAATGTATGGTTCCGCCGCGCGAAATCGCACGATTTCGCGCGGCCCCCCTGGTAACTTCCCTAGCCCACATTATTCATGAACGCTTCTACTGCAACCGCCGATACGCCGCTGCGACAAGCCCGCATGCGCCTCTGGGGCATGCGGGCGGGCAGGCTCGCCCCTCACGGCCTCAACGTACTGTTTCAAGTACGCCTCCGCCGCAAGGGGCTCCGCGTGCCCGTCTCGCTTGGCGTCTCAGTGGTTTCGTGACGAACCGTCATGAATAATGTGGGCTAGGCCATGGTGTCCAGCATGATTCGGTCAATTTAGAGCCTCACCCAGCGCCCCGGACACTTCGGTTTCGTCCCAGAGGTAGAGGCGGCCGCTTTGTCCACTACCAGTACGGTCGTCACGGAATCTGAAAATCTGCCACGACCGGCGCATGGTCCGACTCGGGAAACTGGGTGTCGTCTCGGAAGGCCCCGGACTCGTCCGGCAGGATCTCGTTGTGAACCTCCGTGCCGCGATACCAAGGGAGAAGTGCCCGCGAGACCAGGATATGGTCCAACATGTGCCCTCGCCCCAAGTGGAGCAGTGAATAGCGGGCCAGTTCGGGAATGCTCTGTTCGCAGGGAATCATGACGCTGGGGCAGAGGTCGGGATTGCCGGTCTCCTCAATCCGCCCTCGAATCGCCATCATCGGCACATCGTCCAAATCCGCATTGAAGTCGCCGCAGCAGGCGATCCAGGGTTCGGGTGTCCCAGCAAAGAGGCCGTCGATCACCCGGCGGATCTCAATGGGCCTGCCCCACCCGCTTCATCGAGGAAAGGAAATAGCCTTCAGCCCATCCGGACGCGCTTCGCCAGGTATATTGGTCCTTTTGCTGTCCTGGAATATCGCTCGGCAGCTTGGATTTGAGGTGCACGTTGATGACATGCAGGACCAGGCCTCCGCCCTGGTCGAGTTGCACAACCAGCAGGGGCCGCTCCCATTCCACGCGTTTGGCCTCCAGCTCCAGCGGCTGCGCCGTGACCTTGCGGTAGAGCGGCATGCCCTCGGTGGAACGGATCTGCTGCGTCTGCAGAATCGGAAACCGACTGAGGACCACGAGGTTGCGCGCATCATAGGGAACGCCCGTGACAGTCTTGGTGTGGGTCAGGTGGAAGAACTCATAGGGAGTGCCGGCGACCAGCGTCCCGAGAGCCGCCAAGGTTCTGGGGCCGGTGGCCGGTTCCTGCCCGTTCACTTCCTGCAAGCACAACACGTCGGCCCGCAGCCGCACCAGCGCCTGCCGCAGGTACGGAAGGCGAACGGCAAGCGCCGGTTTCTCCGTGGGCTTGTCATCGAGATTTTCGAGGTTGAAGGTCGCGAGGCGCAGTGAAGTCGGCATGGAGGGCTCCTTCCGCAGGAATCAGTGCGGCAGTGCAATGCGCGCTCCTGATGCGCAAGGACCATGCCCTCGGGTACTTCACCTCCTTGATTCAGCGATTTCACCCATGTTAGGTTGCCGCGCCCTTATGAAAACCACTAAATCACAAACCCTCTTCGAGGCGGCGCAACAGCTCATTCCCGGCGGAGTGAACAGCCCCGTGCGCGCCTTCCGTTCCGTCGGCGGGCAGCCACGGTTTATCGTCCGCGCGAAGGGCGCCTATCTCTACGATGCCGACGGCAACCGCTACATCGACTACGTGCTCTCCTGGGGGCCGATGATTCTCGGCCATGCGCCCAGGCCCGTCGTAGTCGCCCTCACGCGCGCCGCCAAGCAGGGCACGAGCTATGGAGCTCCGACCGAATTGGAAGTCCGGCTGGCCCGGATGATTCATGATGCGCTTCCGTCGATGGAAAAGGTCCGGCTGGTCAGCTCGGGCACGGAGGCGGTGATGAGCGCGATTCGCGTGGCCCGCGCCTTCACCAAACGAGACGGCGTGCTGAAGTTCGAAGGCTGCTACCACGGCCACAGCGACTATCTGCTGGCCAAAGCCGGCTCCGGACTCGCGACGCTCGGCATCCCGGAGTGCCCCGGCGTGCCGTCCGACTTCACCAAACACACGCTCACGGTTCCCTATAACGATCTCCGCACGGCGGCGCAGGTGATCCGGCAACAGGCCAAGCAACTGGCCTGCGTGATCGTCGAACCGATCGCCGGCAACATGGGGGTCGTGCCGCCGGCGCCGGATTTTCTTCCCGCGCTGCGCGAGCTGACACGCGCCCACGACATCCTGTTGATCTTCGACGAGGTCATTTCGGGATTTCGGGTGCAGTATGGCGGGGCGCAAACGCTCTATGGCATCAAGCCGGACCTGACGATTCTCGGCAAAATCATAGGAGGAGGGTTGCCGGTGGGCGCCTACGGAGGGCGGGCCGACATCATGAACTTGATCGCGCCGGCCGGGCCGGTCTATCAGGCCGGCACCTTGTCGGGCAATCCACTGGCCGTGACGGCGGGCATCGCAACGTTGACGGAACTCAAGACTCGCGGGGTCTATAGCAAGCTGGAGAAGCAGGCCGCCGCCCTGGCGGCCCAGCTCGGCGAGGCAGCCAAAAAGGCCGGCGTGGAACTCTATCAAACGCGGGTCGGGTCGATGATGGGCGCGTTTTTTACCAGGGGACCGGTGGTGGACTGGGCAACAGCCAAACAGTCGGATACGGCACGCTATGCCAAGTTCTTTCACGCCATGCTGGAGCGGGGCGTCTATCTGGCCCCATCCCAGTTCGAAGCGGCCTTCATTTCAACCGCCCATACCCCGGCGGACATCACGAAGACCGTCAAAGCCGCTCAATCGGCTTTGAGGTCTCTCTAGTGTTTGCGTCCCGGTCCCTTGCCCTCTCCCCGCACGGGGGGAAGACGGTGAGAGAGCGGGCCACTGGACTTGTGAGACGTATCGTTGGGACGCCTCACTCGATCTGTATCCCTTCAGATACAAGTCCGACCCGATTCGATACAGTGCGAAAGGTGGGGATGGGGTTCAACGCCTGCGGGACGTTCAAAAACGCCTTCCAGCGAGGCCGCAGCGAGCGAGAGGCCGAGTCGTACTTTTCGCTTGGTACGTCGAGGCCTTGAGCGTAAGACCCATTGCAGGCGGGGAGCAATGGGTACCCCAACAAGGCTGGAAGCGTTTTTCAACGTTCCGTCTTACTCGTCGTCCTCGTCGGCCATCTCAAGCGCCTCCTGCCGCTTCTGCTCCTCCATCGCATTGTGGAGCAACATGCGGATGAACATCGAGTAGAGCGACCCCTTCTCCAGAGTGCCGCCCGGCGGCACGGCGATCCGGCCCTCTTTGATCATCCTATCCATCCAGGCCTTCTGATCCGGCGCGATCAAGACCGGAATCTCCACCAGGCCCACTTTGCCAAACATATCCATGGCTTAATCCTCCGTCATTCGTCAGTCGTCATTGGTCAATTGTGAATCGCGAGATACCCTTCGTCTCCATCCGCCGCATAACACGTTTGTTTCGTCGGCTGCTGCATACCGTATCTTGCGGCATTTGATCATGCGGTTTTTCGGCTTGTCAACGGCGCAATGCGCTAAACCGCCGGTCGCCCTTCCAGACCGCGCATGTGTCTTGCAAAGTGGCTTGCAGAGCCGATTTGCCTGGAATCAACTCAGAACCAAGGTCACCCATGATCACCTCACGCCGCCTGGTCCTCATCATGATGCTTGCCTCTACCCTCTTTCCGGCATCCCCGCTTCTCGGCGGCACCGACTCCAATGGGCAAATCCCGCAACCGCAGATCTGCCCGACCTGCTGGACGCCCGCTCCGTCGCACCCGAAGCTGACGCACAAGCCTCACAAGCGGCCGCGCTCGGCTGTGAGACCCTACCGCTGGCGAAAGCACGGAGCATCTGCCTCTCATCGGTCCGGCCGAATACCGGGTCTCCGCACCCTCCCGCGCTCGAACGTGCTCTCGAACCTTCGAAGCCCGGTGGAAGTCGATGGACGATTCCTCCGGCCGATCGACGGGGACACGTTCAGTTATAACGGGATCAAGGTGCGGGTGCGTGGGATCGATGCGCCGGAGATCGGCACGCCCGGCGGATTGGAAGCCGCGCAGCGGTTCG
The DNA window shown above is from Nitrospira tepida and carries:
- a CDS encoding barstar family protein, translating into MPAHHRLQSLTSPWVYLLVLKPDETAMARLTPPGDLAVKTLDGRACRTKDGLLKELAVTLAFPDYFGENWDALEECLCDLSWVAGTGHLLLIEQAEALLAGADKDYRTFISILRAAGAYWASEEAGRSPKPFHTVCVVTEERKSARRRWGLPLWKGR
- a CDS encoding YidB family protein → MGLFDQLAQTATSMLGQGDGKPDQLVQVMTQLLGKDSGIGGLNGLIQAFQKSGLSEIVNSWVSTGANLPISPEQVKQGLGGQLLQQLSAGTGLSPEACSSQLSSLLPTLVDSLTPEGKVPESNLLEQGLSLLRGKLG
- a CDS encoding endonuclease/exonuclease/phosphatase family protein; this translates as MIDGLFAGTPEPWIACCGDFNADLDDVPMMAIRGRIEETGNPDLCPSVMIPCEQSIPELARYSLLHLGRGHMLDHILVSRALLPWYRGTEVHNEILPDESGAFRDDTQFPESDHAPVVADFQIP
- a CDS encoding endonuclease/exonuclease/phosphatase family protein codes for the protein MPTSLRLATFNLENLDDKPTEKPALAVRLPYLRQALVRLRADVLCLQEVNGQEPATGPRTLAALGTLVAGTPYEFFHLTHTKTVTGVPYDARNLVVLSRFPILQTQQIRSTEGMPLYRKVTAQPLELEAKRVEWERPLLVVQLDQGGGLVLHVINVHLKSKLPSDIPGQQKDQYTWRSASGWAEGYFLSSMKRVGQAH
- the hemL gene encoding glutamate-1-semialdehyde 2,1-aminomutase codes for the protein MKTTKSQTLFEAAQQLIPGGVNSPVRAFRSVGGQPRFIVRAKGAYLYDADGNRYIDYVLSWGPMILGHAPRPVVVALTRAAKQGTSYGAPTELEVRLARMIHDALPSMEKVRLVSSGTEAVMSAIRVARAFTKRDGVLKFEGCYHGHSDYLLAKAGSGLATLGIPECPGVPSDFTKHTLTVPYNDLRTAAQVIRQQAKQLACVIVEPIAGNMGVVPPAPDFLPALRELTRAHDILLIFDEVISGFRVQYGGAQTLYGIKPDLTILGKIIGGGLPVGAYGGRADIMNLIAPAGPVYQAGTLSGNPLAVTAGIATLTELKTRGVYSKLEKQAAALAAQLGEAAKKAGVELYQTRVGSMMGAFFTRGPVVDWATAKQSDTARYAKFFHAMLERGVYLAPSQFEAAFISTAHTPADITKTVKAAQSALRSL
- a CDS encoding thermonuclease family protein, with translation MITSRRLVLIMMLASTLFPASPLLGGTDSNGQIPQPQICPTCWTPAPSHPKLTHKPHKRPRSAVRPYRWRKHGASASHRSGRIPGLRTLPRSNVLSNLRSPVEVDGRFLRPIDGDTFSYNGIKVRVRGIDAPEIGTPGGLEAAQRFAAILREGAIKIVPVSHDVYGRTVADVFLNGQNLADVLIAEGYARRE